From the Longimicrobiaceae bacterium genome, one window contains:
- a CDS encoding thiamine pyrophosphate-dependent enzyme — protein sequence NNRDLNYVTWEQRAMEGEPKFPASQDLIDFPSARYAELLGLTGIRVERPEDVGPAWDRALSADRPVVIDALVDADVPTLPPEPGKPHEMVRKALRQGDPDAEGVREQMKKQGMD from the coding sequence AACAACCGCGACCTCAACTACGTCACCTGGGAGCAGCGCGCCATGGAAGGCGAGCCCAAGTTCCCCGCATCTCAGGACTTGATCGACTTTCCCTCCGCGCGGTACGCCGAGCTGCTGGGGCTGACCGGCATCCGGGTGGAGCGGCCGGAAGACGTGGGGCCCGCGTGGGACCGCGCCCTCTCCGCAGACCGGCCCGTCGTTATCGACGCCCTGGTGGATGCGGACGTCCCCACGCTCCCGCCCGAGCCCGGCAAGCCGCACGAGATGGTGAGGAAAGCTCTCCGCCAGGGCGACCCCGACGCGGAAGGCGTGCGCGAGCAGATGAAGAAGCAGGGGATGGACTGA